In the Silene latifolia isolate original U9 population chromosome 1, ASM4854445v1, whole genome shotgun sequence genome, TGAACAACTCTAGTTTAAAATGAGTTACTACCTCCAATTTAGACCAAATTATTGGCAATTTAAATTTCTCCTCACATATTTGTGGGCCACGGATAATTTGGTCTAGATTGAAGGAAGCACACCTTGACCTTATAGTCGTATACATAAAGTCAATGATAAAACATATCTCGCTGAAGACGGACATATTCTTCATAAGCTAAAGACGGATCAAGTAATATCCAAGTTGGTACTATTattttgcttttgtcttatctacccacttGAATAATACTTACCCATCTtcaccttgtgacggatatgtctgtcttcaatgagaatttgtgcacaTATATTAAGTGTCGTTACATCCATGCTATTTTCTGCTCCTtacttttgaaatattttttcTTAGGAGGAAAAATGTAAACCATTTgcaccacttgttagaaattggACAAAAACACAATCTAATACTCCGTAATTGCAATTTGAAAGTGATGCAAAAGTAACTTTCTCACATTGATTGTTAGAGAGATTTTctacaaaataaagaaaacaatggAAGAGGAATTCAGGAACatttctcataaaatcagtttACGCAATCACTCAACTTGTTTTACTCAAAAATAATTATCCCACCAAACATTTAAATAGGACTATACATTCACATTTAAATCCACTGTATATGTAAAACGGAACCAAATAATTAGTATACCCACGAGAGTTGCAAATATATACCTTAAACCCATTTCAAGCAGAAAACAATCTTAAATAAGACTTAGTGTTCCACTAAAATGAGTTCATAGAACATCATGACTCATGAATAACAAATTTGTGTACTAGAACAACATACATTCAACCGTCTTATAACTACCTAACTCCACAATCGGGATATAACCATAATCAACTAGTCTTGCTTAAGACAATAATATCCATTTTAATAGTAAAGCGAATTTAAATAATGCCAAATGATGATTTAAAGAAAAAACTATTTATTACTCCATATTTACATAGGCAACTTTCCTTATTACTCCGTATATGATACGGTGCCATCAGATCGTACCCAATCTCGTTACCACCCTCTCACACGCTCTTATAGTCTTATGTAATCTCATTATTTTAGTAGTCTCCAGTATACTGCACGCGAGAGGGTGGTACCGATATTTGATATCACCGGTAACGTTCTCATTTTCCTAAAGGAATATTACCGTCTTAAACACGAATTTGTGAACGATAAATAATCCAAGACTAGGTCAAAATTTTGGAAGAAAAGCCAAACAAAAGAACAGAGAAGCAACAGTAGTGAGCAGCTGTATGGAGGGCATGTTACAACTTACAACCGTGTTTCAAAGCCCCTTGGTTAGTTACATACTCACTACTTCTCTCTCCAATCACACCGCATTACAACATTTCCTATAATCCAAATAaactttatattaattatttaattatatcctatagtttttatatatatatatacccatGCATAACTAACTACTTTATTCCACAATAACAAACTTACTTGCAAAAGACATAAAACTTTCATATTACAACTAAAGAAACATAATTAATTAACATGGGAATGAAAAGATCTACATGCGACGACGCGGCTCGTCGAGCATGGAGACTCTTAAGGCTATCATTGTTATGGGCTAGGAAAGGTGGGTTGCTAAAATGTAGGCTTGTGGCCGAGTTAAGGCACATGCCTAAGTACCTTAAGGGTCATCACAAGGTGTCTAGGGATATGATTCGGTATGGTGAGCGTGAGCTCTCGTTCGATGATACACCCGTGTTTCATCTTCGGATGAACCGGCATAGCTCGTTGAGGTTTAAGATGCCGTGTATTAGGCCGGAGGTTGTTGACTTTGATTACGAGTTTGAGGATGAAGGTGGTGATTATGAGGATGTTGGGTATAAGGGGTACGGAACGACGAGTTTCGACAATGatgatgaagaacaagttgaggaTGAAGGGATTGATGTTAAAGCTGAGGAGTTTATTGCTAATTTTTATGCACAAATGAAGATGCAAAAACAGATTTCATTTCAAAGAAGACAACATATCATTCAAGCACTTTGAAAGAATATCGATTTAGGGTTCGATGATTCCAATGCTGCAAGCTCTTTGGACATGGCAGCCACCCATAAAGGATTTTGCTTGGCCTGCTTGTATGTGGTAGGCTCTACCACAGACATCACATTATTAAGTGACTTCAACAAATGTGCAGGGTAAGAAGCTTGATCAAGAATGGAAAAAGCTGCACCAGAGGAGACTGCAGTTGCACCAGTAGACTTAGACAAGGTGGGGTAGTCATAATCCTTCAACCAGGATGGTACACTTCTGACCCTGCTAGTGTTCCTTGGAATAGAAGGGACAACAAGTTCAACAACTGGTGGAGAAGAAGCACTGATTTGATCAATGCTAGCTGGAATGACATGATCAGCAGTTTCTGAACTAGTATTTTGTGTATTAGTGATAGAAAGAAAATTATTTGTATTTGGCTGATTTGTAATAGTGATTTCTTCATCAAGTAACTGATCCAAAAAATTTGGATTGGAAGTAGAAAGGGAAGTGTTCTCAATGAATGGCATtgtggtttttgttttgtttgatttgtaAGGGAAAACATGTTCTTGAAACTCCACATCTCTGCTAATTAAAATCTTCTGAGTATCCAAATCAAATAATTTGTATGCCTTCTGACCATGAGGATAGCCTATAAAGACACATCTCCTTCCTTTAGACTGAAACTTATCCCTCTGCTTGCTTGGAATTAGAGCAAAACATTGGCAACCAATGACCTTGAGATGATCATAGTAGGAGGGCACACTCCCTAGTAACAGCTCATAAGGTGTCCTCCACCCTAAAATGGCAGTTGGTAATCTATTGATGATATATGTGGCAGCAAGTAAACATTCTCCCCAAAACCTTTTGGGTAGATTAGCATACAACATCATGGCCCTAGCTGTTTCAACAAGGTGCCTATGCTTTCTCTCAACTCGTCCATTCTCCGCTTGAGGAACACCGTGCACTTTTTCTCGTGGACAATGCCTCTTAAGGCAAACAACTCTAAAAAGGAACCTTGTATAATCTCTGTTCCATTATCACTCCTTACAAGCTTGATGCATTTCCCAAACTGAGTTCTAACTTGATTATAAAAATTTTCTATAATCCTACTAACTTGTGTCTTGTCTTGTAACAAGAAAGTCCAAGTGACCCTAGAATGGTCATCAACTATAGTCAAGAAGTAGTGTGCTCTAGTGAGTGATGCAACTTTGTAAGGACCCCATAGGTCAATGTGAATGAGCCCAAAAATTTCAGTGGCTCTAGAAAGATCCCTTTCAAAAGACTATTTATGCAATTTAGCCATAATGCAAACATCACAGGAATAACTTTGTAAATCTGATGTATTAAAACCAAAGAATATGTCTTAGTTTTACAAAGAGAGGTGTGTCCTAAACGAGCATGAGCAAGCTCCACAGCACTATGTGCTTTACACCTATCCTCGCTATTACAAAGCAAACATTCAGATTTCTTGAAATTCTTATTGAAACTACTAACAGATTCCTCAATAGTATGCTTATTATAACTAGTGCTATAATGAGAAGATGCATTTTGCATTGACTGATGCTGCAATTTGTATAAACCTCCATCTTTGTGCCCTACGGCCAAGATGTGGTGCTCAGAGTCCTGTATAATGCAGGAATTAGCATCAAACTGAGTGACTAAACCATGATTAGTCATTAACTTTCCTATAGAAAGTAAGTTTTGTTTGAAATCAGGAATGAATAAAGTCTCATGTAGTGTGATCTTAGGACTTATTCTGACATCTCCTACAAAATTCACTAACTTAGTTGATCAATCAGGCAAACCAACCATAACAGGTGTTTTTAACTTCCTAATGTTGGTAAATAAATGTCTCTGAGATGACATATGATCAGATGCTCCTGAATCTAATATCCATTCAACAACATTATTCTTGGATTTGGGAGAAATAACAGCGTTTGAAGCAAGTATTTTACCCGCAAAATTGACAAATTTAGTGGAGTAATCTTGTCCACCGAGCCTAGCTTGCATTGCACTTAGAACACAGTCACGATGGACATTAACCAGGTCCTTGTCAATCTTGCTATGAGAATGAGAAGTAGAACCTTGATCAAACTTAAAATCGTGGAGGTGAAGAATTGCTCTCTAAATCAAAAGGCATATCTTCCTGAAGCTCAACATTATTTGCAGACTTATAGTTGTTGTGAGGTTTATAACTGTTGTGAGGCTTCTGCTTCTTGAACCTTTGTGCCCCTGACTGTGCTGCACCTCCATTCCTATTCAGATAACTAATCTTCTGATCCTCATTAAGATCCCAACAAGTATCAAGAGTATGACCTTTCTTCTGACAGTTACTACACAAACGTTCCTCATAATTAGGTTTCTTTCCATCTCTTCTCCATACATTCCAATTAccttgatttgatccagctctatTAGCAGCCAGCGCATTAACATCTGTAGTAGGTTGATTCAAGATAGAGATTGATTTCTGACTCTCTACTTGTTGAACAAAGGAGTAAACCTTATTTACTGTGGATAGAGGATCCATTGACAGTATATTAGTCTTTAATGTGTCAAATGTCTCATTCAATCCCATTAAAAACATCAGAACCTTCTCACGAGATGAAGCATCAACTATCTTCTTCAAGACGTTGCAGGTACACTTACACAAGTGCATTCAGGTATTCCTTCTACTTCCTCGATCTCATCCCAACGACGTTTAAGCTTGTTATAGTACTCAACAACAGAATAAGAGTCTTGACCTAAATTTCGCAACTCTTTCTTGAATTGAAACAACAAAGGTGCATTGGATTGGCCATATCGTTCCTGAATCTCACTCCACAATGCCACGATTTAGCGAGAGAATCCACTCTTGACCTCGGAGTCATAGAACGAGAATCCAAAGAACGTATCATGTAATCACAACGCACCAAGCCTTGTACTTATCGACGTAATTTCGAGCACAAAGAATGGCGCCATTGATGAAACCTTTTTTGTTCTTAGATCCGAGCGCAAGAACTACTCCACGAGTCCAATTAATGAAATCTTTTCCATTAAAAGGAGAATTAACAAGGGACATGTTCGGATTATCAGATTGAGAGAGGAAAAGCGGCTCATCGTAAGGATTGCGATAAGACGATTGATCAACAGATTCAGAGATAGTCATTGTTGACAGTAATGTAACGCAAcagattaatttgtgattttctgtaaaaatgctgaagaaaagcttgatttttgtgtttttgttgattttgtgaGAAATTTAAATGAAAAGAAGCGAAATTAAGCGAAAAGAGACGAACGAATTAACGATTTGATCAAGAAAAAAACAAGATGATTAGCTGGATCAAGAGACAGGACTTTAgcctgctctgataccatgtgaaaTCATCAGACTTGATGATGAAACTCCATTAATGGTGAGGGAAGCCATTAGagtagcttgaagatgctagatATTTGTTGAGAGAGAAAGAGTAAATAAAATGTGTTtgttattgaatgaaaatgaatCAGATAATTTACAGAGTTTGTGTTTCTTCTTTATATACAAATTTAGTTAGCCTATTCTAACTAACACAAATGCTCAATCATCAATCCGTGTGCCTCCATATGCTTCATGCTGATTGGTCCTTATCCTACACCTTGTGCTTGTGTTTCTTTACCACTGTTACTCTGTTAGCACACTCTTTCTCACAATACTGTATTATTCACCATATCACTTTATATTGATATAGTCAGTAGAATGTTGTATGCAATTTTGGTTCTTTACTGCGACGCTTGTAAATACCGAGTCTTCATGTCATTTTGTCACACTTTCCAACGATCCAAGTATTTCGAAAGTGCAAAATTAGTTTCGGAAAAAATGGttaaaaaatgatttttttttttggcagtgAAAAAAAAGCAGatttgttgaaaaacatgtttcAGCTCAAATGTTCAGGGGGATTGGATCGGAATTCGTCTGAATGCTTTCTAAAAGACTTAAAAGAGCGTAAAATGATGAGTAGAAAATGACTTCGAAACAAATATCAAGAGAAATATTCTCGTAAGAAAACTAATGATATGCCAAAAGCAGAATGCTTGCAATCATTGAAGTAACACTCTTTGAGTCTCTTAATATCTAAGTTTACGTTTGATTGTTAAGAAACAAGTACGTTACGTGTAACGTGTTTCTGGGTTTGGTAACAAATTGTCTGATTGTTAAGAAATAAGGAGGAAACATGGATTGCTACTTCACAACAAAAATCCAACCAATATCTTGCTTACTTAAGTTGATTtttacaattggtctcccttgtgacgggttaccatttgtgacggatattttgtgagataaaatggtaacaaaatgggttagtggagaaaggggaccacatgaatagtgttgcagagagagaaaaagtgggtacattgtgagataaaatggtatccgtcttcagcttgtgacggatatgtcatgtcttcaatgagaatttgtgtgatTTTTATTCCATTTTGGGCCCCTCCAATTATCCAACTCTTCTGATTCAACATTTATATTTCAGATGAAAAATATCTGTTTTATAGTTAAAACGAGTTAACTATGTAGTATTACTCAGGCTTATAAATGAGACAAAAAAATGGAGAAAATTTTTTGTCCCTATTTATTTATATAAAGCGAATACCTCTAATTGATTGGCGTATGTAGCATTTTGTTACGTTAAGAAACCATTTGAAACATGAAAAATTGAAACATATAAACTTAAAATGAGGCAAATTTGAAATAACAATATTTTGTGACAAATCATTTTAAGGTTTAAAATGAGTTACTTCCTCCAATTTAGACCAAAATATTGGCAATTTAAGTTtcggataattcacgcggtagTCGGTACCCTTGAGTTTTGCAActttgcacgaaatacccaaatttttgatccgGAAAATTTAAAGAGGTCATAATTAGtgtttacgagttcagaaaattacgatttttttttctaaatcgctcatctttccgagaactactatttgaaaaaaaaaggtcACATTTTGATCCCGTTACTAGGAGTTATTGTGCCTCAAAGTCTTCGACCGAACAAACTTTGTGTGATCATATCTCTTGGTTACAACTTACAAGTTCCAAActcgtcattttttttttcaaatcgtagttctcggaaagatgatcgatttgaaaaaaaaatcttcAAGTTCTGAGTTCAtaaacacgagttatggcctTTTTAGGTTTTCCAGATCAAAAATTTGGATATTTCAGGTAAAGTGGCAAAGTTCAAGGGTACCGTGTGAATTATCCGTTTAAATTTCTCCTCACATATTTGTGGGCCACGGATAATTTGGTCTAGATTGGAGGGAGCACAGTATCACACCTTATAGTCGTATACATAAAGTCACTCATAAAACATActtcctcccatccaaaccaaaggtaacagttgctttatcacacttgtcgagacacgttttgtgacgtgaatatctttagttacaaattattaaaaattataaaaatttgatattcttatagcattcatgacgataaatcaaacaagatctcacatgactatattttatcttatagattgagaataatatcaaagattcccgacgaccatgaatagtgccaaaaagcaagtgttacctttggtttggatgggagggagtatctGTCACTCTAGTCCTTGTAAATTCAAGTTATTTTAATCTTACACTCAAATATACGTATTAAGTAATCCATGCTATTTTCTCCTCTttaatttttgaaatattttttctTAGAGGAAAATTGTAAATATTTCAATAAGCCATTTGCACCACTTGTTAGCAGATCTCATACAAAAAAACAATCTGATAATTGCAATTTGAAAGTGATGCAAAAGTAACTTTCTCACATTGATTGTAAGAGAGATTTTCTACAAAATCGAAAACAACGGAAGAGGAATTCAGGAACatttctcataaaatcagtttACGCAATCACTCAACTTATTTTACTCGAAAATAATTATCCCACCAAACATTTAAATAGGACTATACATTCACATTTAAGTCCAGTGTATATGTAAAACGGATCCAAATAATTAGTATACCCACGAGAGTTGCAAATATATACCTTAAACCCATTTCAAGCAGAAAACAATCTTAAATAAGACTTAGTGTTCCACTAAAATGAGTTCATAGAACATCATGACTCATGAATAACAAATTTGTGTACTAGAACAACACATACATTCAACCGTCTTATAACTACCTAACTCCACAATCGGGATATAACCATAAtcaactactccctccattcaactccactttacatgtattccatttccgtccattcaactccactttacaggtttcTTTATTTGGCTAAAAAAGTTGACaattctatccttattgaaaatctttatttacaaaaaatgccaTTCAAACCCCACACTAACCCACCATAAACCCCACCTTtatgtttttttaatatttttaacctcttctttctctctccccatgtacttttaatactttttttaatccgctccttaatatccgtgtaaaaaccaaaattgcaaagtggagttgaatggagtgAGTAGTAGTCTTGCTTAAGACAATAATATCCATTTTAATAGTAAAGCAAATTTAGTaccaaaaaaaaatcataaagcGAATTTAAATACTGCCaaataacacaaattcttatttcagaccgccaTATCCGTCTAAAATggtcagacggataccatttcctctcacaaaaaacccatttagggtgtgagtgggaaagcacatggggtgtCCCACCACCTATGTCTTCTCCGGCACTTCGAGAGGCCTTATCATGATGCGAAATAAGGCATTTCTGAAAGAAGACGACTTGGCCAAATAATGATTTAAAGAGAAACTATTTATTATTACTCCGTATATGATAGCGCGCCACCAAGTGGTAGCCAATCTCATTACCACCTTCTCACATGCCTTTATGTAGGCCCATTACTTTAGTAGTCTCTTGTATATTGCCCGTGAGAGGGTAGTACCGATATTTGATATCACCAGTAACGCCGTCTCATTTTCCTAAAGAAATATtatcgtcttaaacaagaatttgtgaatgaTAATTAATCCAAGACTAGGTCAAAAAATTGGAAGAAAAGCCAAACAAAAGAACAGAGAAGCAACAGTAGTGAGCAGCTGTATGGAGGGCATGTTACAACTTACAACCGTGTTTCAAAGCCCCTTGGTTACACACTCACTACTTCTCTCTCCAATCACACCGCGTTACAACATTTCCTATAATCCAATTAaactttat is a window encoding:
- the LOC141586560 gene encoding uncharacterized protein LOC141586560, yielding MMLYANLPKRFWGECLLAATYIINRLPTAILGWRTPYELLLGSVPSYYDHLKVIGCQCFALIPSKQRDKFQSKGRRCVFIGYPHGQKAYKLFDLDTQKILISRDVEFQEHVFPYKSNKTKTTMPFIENTSLSTSNPNFLDQLLDEEITITNQPNTNNFLSITNTQNTSSETADHVIPASIDQISASSPPVVELVVPSIPRNTSRVRSVPSWLKDYDYPTLSKSTGATAVSSGAAFSILDQASYPAHLLKSLNNVMSVVEPTTYKQAKQNPLWVAAMSKELAALESSNPKSIFFQSA